One Campylobacter concisus DNA segment encodes these proteins:
- the obgE gene encoding GTPase ObgE has protein sequence MFIDSARLTLSSGHGGAGAVSFRREKHVILGGPDGGDGGDGGDVYFVCDNNTHTLANYKGKRAMKAGNGEAGMGKRMTGKKGENLELIVPPGTAVYDAQTNELLCDIVSEGQKTLFLKGGKGGLGNFHFKSSINQAPEYAQKGMPEESIEVRLELKLIADVGLVGFPNVGKSTLISAVSNAKPQIANYEFTTLTPKLGLVEVDEYSGFVMADIPGIIEGASDGRGLGVQFLKHIERNKILLFMIDSANYRSMSEQFSVLKEEVAKFSSVLANRDYAIAITRVDAAENLDENIKEFMKSINLGPRQDGKFVYKQDLYSFDAKKPYFVLPISSATNENIDELKFALLELLKKEL, from the coding sequence ATGTTTATAGATAGTGCAAGATTGACTTTAAGTTCGGGACATGGTGGAGCTGGAGCTGTGAGTTTTCGCCGTGAAAAACACGTCATTTTAGGTGGTCCTGATGGCGGAGATGGCGGAGATGGCGGAGATGTTTATTTTGTTTGTGACAACAATACCCATACTTTAGCAAACTATAAGGGTAAAAGAGCCATGAAGGCTGGCAATGGTGAAGCTGGCATGGGCAAGCGAATGACTGGCAAAAAGGGCGAAAATTTAGAACTCATAGTCCCTCCTGGCACAGCTGTTTATGATGCACAGACAAATGAACTACTCTGTGATATAGTTAGTGAGGGTCAAAAGACGCTATTTTTAAAGGGCGGTAAAGGCGGACTCGGAAATTTTCACTTTAAAAGCTCTATCAACCAAGCTCCAGAATACGCACAAAAAGGTATGCCTGAAGAGAGTATTGAAGTAAGGCTTGAACTAAAGCTCATTGCTGACGTGGGCCTTGTTGGCTTTCCAAATGTTGGCAAATCAACCCTCATCTCAGCCGTCTCAAACGCTAAGCCACAGATAGCAAACTACGAATTTACCACGCTTACACCAAAGCTCGGCCTCGTCGAGGTTGACGAATACAGCGGCTTTGTCATGGCCGATATCCCTGGTATCATAGAGGGGGCTAGCGACGGACGCGGCCTTGGCGTGCAGTTTCTAAAGCATATCGAGAGAAATAAAATTTTGCTTTTTATGATAGATAGTGCAAACTACAGAAGCATGAGCGAGCAGTTTAGTGTGCTAAAAGAGGAGGTCGCTAAATTTTCAAGCGTGCTTGCTAATAGGGACTATGCGATCGCTATCACCAGAGTTGATGCAGCGGAAAATTTAGATGAAAATATAAAAGAATTTATGAAAAGTATAAATTTAGGGCCAAGACAAGATGGTAAATTTGTTTATAAACAAGACCTATACAGCTTTGACGCAAAAAAACCATACTTTGTTTTACCGATCTCATCAGCGACAAATGAGAACATCGACGAGCTTAAATTTGCACTGCTTGAGCTGCTAAAAAAGGAACTTTGA
- the flhB gene encoding flagellar biosynthesis protein FlhB, producing the protein MAGEDQEKTEEPTSKKIEDSRNDGNVPKSQDLSGFVTLVIAIGILLAMLNFMKEQIISLYIYYSKFIGQPLTLPTVKMIVVNTFARSLLMILPVCICVAIAGVIANVMQFGFIFTTKPIMPNFGKINPLKGLKNLFSMKKVIDSIKIVLKVSIVFGVGFYFFLQFIKELPHTLFFSMFDQLAWLKEKLIILVSVMLFILFVIGLIDLLIVRFQYFKDLRMSKQEIKDEYKQMEGDPQVKGRIRQAQMRAAKRRMMQNIPQADVVITNPTHYAVAIRYDKSRDEAPIILAKGVDFLALQIKKIAVENGVQIYENPPLARELYKICEVDDTIPAHLFRAVAEVLSFVYMSNKQKFKDKL; encoded by the coding sequence ATGGCAGGCGAAGACCAAGAAAAAACTGAAGAACCCACCTCCAAAAAGATAGAAGACTCCCGTAATGACGGCAACGTTCCCAAAAGTCAAGACCTATCAGGCTTCGTGACCCTAGTTATTGCTATTGGCATACTACTTGCGATGCTAAATTTTATGAAAGAACAGATCATCTCACTTTATATCTACTACTCAAAATTTATCGGTCAGCCACTTACCTTGCCAACTGTAAAAATGATTGTCGTAAATACCTTTGCAAGGTCGCTTCTTATGATACTTCCAGTTTGTATCTGTGTGGCAATCGCTGGTGTCATCGCAAATGTAATGCAGTTTGGATTTATCTTTACTACAAAGCCTATAATGCCAAATTTTGGCAAGATAAACCCGCTAAAAGGGCTAAAAAATTTATTCTCGATGAAAAAAGTGATAGATAGCATCAAAATCGTGCTAAAAGTTAGCATCGTCTTTGGAGTTGGATTTTATTTTTTCTTGCAGTTTATAAAGGAGCTGCCACACACGCTCTTTTTTTCTATGTTTGATCAGCTTGCTTGGCTAAAAGAAAAGCTCATCATTCTTGTTAGCGTCATGCTTTTTATCCTTTTTGTGATCGGACTTATTGACCTTCTTATCGTGCGTTTTCAATACTTTAAAGACCTTCGTATGAGCAAGCAAGAGATAAAAGATGAGTATAAGCAAATGGAAGGAGATCCGCAGGTAAAAGGCAGAATTCGTCAAGCCCAAATGCGTGCAGCCAAGCGTCGAATGATGCAAAATATCCCACAAGCTGACGTAGTCATCACAAACCCTACTCACTACGCCGTGGCGATAAGATATGATAAAAGTCGTGACGAGGCGCCGATAATACTTGCAAAAGGTGTTGATTTTTTAGCACTGCAAATAAAAAAAATAGCCGTTGAAAATGGTGTGCAAATTTATGAAAATCCACCACTCGCAAGAGAGCTTTATAAAATTTGTGAAGTCGATGATACGATACCAGCACATCTTTTTAGAGCCGTAGCTGAGGTGCTAAGCTTCGTTTATATGAGCAATAAACAAAAATTTAAAGATAAGCTTTGA
- a CDS encoding glycosyltransferase family 4 protein, whose translation MQILLYNVTTALKIGGVETFYYSVAKELMKDHKVTICTGRGKFVPAFLKESNIELKMFDFCPREKVLKLGNRFRKFVERVSFYFNARKFLKSQKFDVLVIHKPFDFFVAYLLKKYDKNLKTIFVSGGEDFYFFDRFFVKFIDKIISVSDANADILRKRYGREIKVVYNGVDKEKFYSDASLKEKIREKFDVNSDEILIGSVGRVVGWKGFGLMVKNIDKIKNAKFMLVGDGENLQSLRELATKLNVSQKVIFIGATRHDELNQYYNACDVYLQPSIGHEAFGITVIEALSANKPCVVSINGGMKEIIKDGVNGYKFKISDESDMIEKINLTLENIENLRPRESIKGMYEWSKFAQELVGL comes from the coding sequence TTGCAAATTCTACTTTACAATGTAACAACTGCATTAAAAATAGGTGGTGTTGAAACTTTTTATTATTCTGTGGCTAAAGAGCTTATGAAAGACCATAAAGTCACTATTTGTACTGGGCGAGGTAAATTTGTGCCAGCCTTTTTAAAAGAAAGCAATATTGAACTAAAAATGTTTGACTTTTGCCCAAGAGAGAAGGTTTTAAAACTAGGCAATAGGTTTAGGAAATTTGTTGAGAGAGTTAGTTTTTATTTTAATGCTAGAAAATTTTTGAAGTCTCAAAAATTTGATGTTTTAGTTATTCATAAACCATTTGATTTCTTTGTAGCATATCTACTTAAAAAATATGATAAAAATTTAAAGACTATATTTGTAAGTGGTGGAGAGGATTTTTATTTTTTTGATCGCTTTTTTGTTAAATTTATTGACAAAATCATTAGTGTGAGTGACGCAAATGCTGACATCTTACGAAAAAGATATGGCAGAGAGATAAAAGTGGTTTATAATGGTGTAGATAAAGAGAAGTTTTATTCAGATGCATCACTAAAAGAAAAAATAAGAGAAAAATTTGACGTAAATAGTGATGAAATTTTAATAGGAAGCGTTGGTAGAGTAGTTGGCTGGAAAGGCTTTGGCTTGATGGTGAAAAATATAGACAAGATCAAAAACGCTAAATTTATGCTTGTTGGCGATGGTGAAAATTTACAAAGTCTAAGAGAGCTAGCAACCAAACTTAATGTAAGCCAAAAGGTTATTTTTATCGGTGCTACCAGACATGATGAGTTAAATCAGTATTATAACGCCTGCGACGTCTATCTGCAGCCAAGCATTGGTCATGAGGCTTTTGGCATAACCGTAATTGAAGCCTTGTCCGCCAATAAACCTTGTGTAGTTAGTATAAATGGCGGCATGAAAGAAATAATAAAAGATGGAGTAAATGGGTATAAATTTAAAATTTCTGATGAAAGCGACATGATAGAAAAAATAAATTTAACGCTAGAAAATATAGAAAATTTAAGACCAAGAGAGAGCATAAAAGGCATGTACGAGTGGTCAAAATTTGCACAGGAACTGGTTGGGTTATGA
- a CDS encoding glycosyltransferase, which yields MKLFYIYPEQIPQGNAREIAILNTFFELSNMCDAKLVLPQSPLNLNEVNEKFALKLKANDILFVRKRILFLKSNKIFNFFLKKIINNYSNKDAIFYTRHLKIAKFLLENKISNQKVVFEVHECFTLGNKALYNMEKEILKDADFIFSHNISTLNELRKFFDLQITNSAVVYNGCKQDYVFKKKDFDFSSINYYGSFLLWKGLDLMLDFALKTRIKLELYGKNSGNSFINLKNTLKERKIECLVCFKGMLPQKEVVKSLIKNNTILIIPSVKSAYSLYSTPLKLFEYMANSNVVLAPNFPPVAEIVKDGKNGFLYEAGDKKSLEEKFNYIKTLSNDELNKISKNAYENMSENTWKNRARKIIKELEKIN from the coding sequence ATGAAACTATTTTACATATATCCAGAACAAATTCCGCAAGGTAATGCAAGAGAGATAGCAATACTAAATACATTTTTTGAGCTTAGTAATATGTGCGATGCTAAACTGGTCTTACCGCAGTCTCCTTTAAATTTAAATGAGGTAAATGAGAAATTCGCTTTAAAGCTAAAAGCTAATGACATATTGTTTGTAAGAAAAAGGATTCTATTTTTAAAAAGTAATAAAATTTTTAATTTTTTTCTAAAAAAGATAATAAATAACTATTCAAATAAAGACGCAATATTTTATACGAGACATTTAAAGATAGCTAAATTTTTACTAGAAAATAAAATATCCAATCAAAAGGTTGTATTTGAAGTGCATGAGTGTTTTACCTTGGGCAACAAAGCACTTTATAATATGGAAAAAGAGATACTAAAAGATGCTGATTTTATCTTTTCGCACAATATCAGCACATTAAATGAACTTAGAAAATTTTTTGACTTACAAATAACAAATTCGGCAGTTGTCTATAATGGTTGCAAACAAGATTATGTTTTTAAGAAAAAAGATTTTGATTTTTCAAGTATAAACTATTATGGCTCATTCTTGTTATGGAAAGGTCTTGATCTGATGCTGGATTTTGCTTTAAAAACCAGGATAAAACTCGAGCTGTATGGTAAGAATAGTGGAAATAGTTTTATAAATTTAAAAAATACTCTTAAAGAAAGAAAGATCGAATGTCTGGTATGTTTTAAAGGGATGTTACCTCAAAAAGAAGTTGTAAAAAGTCTCATTAAAAACAATACAATTTTGATAATACCTAGTGTAAAAAGTGCTTATTCTCTTTATAGCACTCCGCTAAAGCTTTTTGAGTATATGGCAAACTCAAACGTTGTCTTAGCTCCAAATTTTCCACCAGTTGCCGAGATAGTAAAAGATGGCAAAAATGGTTTTTTGTACGAAGCAGGAGATAAAAAAAGTCTAGAAGAAAAATTTAACTATATAAAGACGTTAAGTAATGATGAGCTAAATAAAATTTCAAAAAATGCTTATGAGAATATGAGCGAAAATACTTGGAAAAATAGAGCTAGAAAAATAATCAAAGAATTAGAAAAGATAAATTAA
- the rplU gene encoding 50S ribosomal protein L21, which produces MSKYAIFKHGGKQYRVSEGEYLKLDHFSAEAKSTVEITEVLAVNDGEVKVGAPFVKGAKVVLEVVNEGKDKKVVIYKKRRRKDSKLKRGFRRQFTRVKVVSIAA; this is translated from the coding sequence ATGTCAAAATACGCTATATTTAAGCATGGCGGCAAGCAATATCGTGTTAGCGAGGGTGAGTACCTTAAGCTAGATCACTTTAGTGCTGAAGCTAAATCAACCGTTGAGATTACAGAAGTTTTAGCTGTAAATGACGGCGAAGTAAAGGTAGGTGCGCCATTTGTTAAGGGTGCAAAAGTTGTTCTTGAGGTCGTTAATGAAGGCAAAGACAAAAAAGTAGTTATCTACAAAAAACGCAGACGTAAAGACTCAAAACTAAAACGCGGCTTTAGAAGACAATTTACACGTGTAAAAGTCGTAAGTATTGCAGCTTAA
- a CDS encoding glycosyltransferase yields the protein MKKVAYVSNFYAIPPLKGAAVQTWTNEVAKRLWFYEPHTICIDDEFLPLKEYRDGVYHHRIRLSKIYKRIFQKILGWDVYSYNDRVFNEIKKINPDIVHFQNYHNGVEKLAKKIKTWNKDIKVILHLHNFYDFKNKNFDKLDAVIACSDFLMNNFEDLPNAKIYKVIKNGVDIDKFKKINFKKDKKIIIGFVGRIVSQKNVEYMIELAREFKNLSEYNFKIIGEIIKRKDNYEYYKSLVKKIKEYNLNNIDFLDNISPDKVYTAYNSFDFTIVPLNDREPFCMVGIEAMSCESFVIARAGGGSKEYMVDGENCKLFEFENFAKEVKEYILNLKESDKLKIITNARKMCEENFSWDKIAEDIQKFYKGVLNDTSK from the coding sequence ATGAAAAAAGTAGCTTATGTAAGTAATTTTTATGCCATACCCCCACTCAAGGGTGCCGCTGTTCAGACCTGGACAAATGAAGTAGCAAAGAGGCTTTGGTTTTATGAGCCTCATACTATTTGTATAGATGATGAATTTTTGCCATTAAAAGAATATAGGGATGGTGTTTATCACCATAGGATTCGCCTTTCAAAAATTTATAAAAGAATTTTTCAAAAGATATTAGGCTGGGACGTCTACTCTTACAATGACAGAGTTTTCAATGAGATAAAAAAAATAAATCCTGATATTGTGCATTTTCAAAACTATCATAATGGTGTAGAGAAGTTAGCAAAAAAGATAAAAACTTGGAATAAAGATATAAAAGTGATCCTTCACCTGCATAATTTTTATGATTTTAAAAATAAAAATTTTGATAAGCTTGATGCTGTTATAGCTTGTAGTGATTTTCTTATGAATAATTTTGAAGATCTACCTAATGCAAAAATTTATAAAGTTATAAAAAATGGTGTAGATATAGACAAATTTAAAAAAATAAATTTTAAAAAAGATAAAAAAATTATTATTGGTTTTGTGGGAAGAATAGTTAGTCAAAAAAATGTTGAATACATGATTGAACTAGCAAGAGAATTTAAAAATTTATCTGAGTACAATTTTAAAATAATAGGTGAAATAATTAAAAGAAAAGATAATTATGAATACTACAAAAGTCTTGTTAAAAAGATAAAAGAATACAACCTAAATAATATAGATTTTCTCGATAATATCTCACCAGATAAAGTTTACACTGCCTATAATAGCTTTGATTTTACTATTGTTCCTCTAAATGATAGAGAGCCATTTTGCATGGTTGGCATAGAGGCCATGAGCTGTGAGAGTTTTGTTATAGCAAGAGCAGGTGGCGGCAGTAAAGAGTATATGGTGGATGGTGAAAATTGTAAGCTTTTTGAGTTTGAAAATTTTGCTAAAGAAGTAAAAGAGTATATTTTAAATTTAAAAGAGTCAGATAAACTAAAAATCATTACAAATGCTAGAAAAATGTGTGAGGAGAATTTTTCTTGGGATAAGATCGCCGAGGATATACAAAAATTTTATAAAGGGGTGTTGAATGACACTTCAAAATAA
- the fmt gene encoding methionyl-tRNA formyltransferase, whose protein sequence is MNVVFMGTPDYAVRILRHLKEAGFNIKAVFTQPDKPVGRKQILTPSEVKIYAQNELAGVPVLTPNTLKDEAVVNKLKAFAPKFIVVAAYGKILPQSVLDVATCINLHASILPKYRGASPIQSAILAGEKQTGVTAMLMDAGLDTGDMLDFIYTPCESKMSSELFGELGELGGELIVKVLKNFENLKPQKQDDAQATHCKKISKSDGLFSFDEEAGQIYNKFRALTPWPGIYLASGLKILSLELSEKNGKSGEILSVEKDHVVVACKGGAVKIYELQEPSKKPTNAKAYINGKRLSVGDKIE, encoded by the coding sequence ATGAATGTAGTTTTTATGGGGACGCCTGATTATGCCGTTAGGATACTTAGGCACCTAAAAGAGGCTGGCTTTAATATAAAAGCAGTCTTTACCCAGCCTGATAAGCCAGTTGGTAGAAAGCAAATTTTAACCCCAAGCGAGGTGAAAATTTACGCACAAAATGAGCTAGCAGGCGTGCCAGTCCTTACGCCAAATACGCTAAAAGATGAGGCGGTAGTTAACAAGCTAAAGGCATTTGCGCCTAAATTTATTGTAGTAGCAGCTTATGGCAAAATTTTGCCCCAAAGCGTTTTAGATGTGGCAACTTGCATAAATTTGCACGCTTCGATCTTGCCAAAGTATAGAGGCGCAAGCCCCATACAAAGCGCGATCCTAGCAGGCGAGAAACAAACTGGCGTCACAGCTATGCTAATGGATGCTGGTCTTGATACTGGCGATATGCTAGACTTCATCTACACACCTTGCGAGAGTAAGATGTCAAGCGAGCTTTTTGGTGAGCTAGGCGAGCTTGGCGGCGAGCTAATCGTAAAAGTGCTTAAAAATTTTGAAAATTTAAAACCACAAAAGCAAGATGATGCACAAGCTACGCACTGCAAAAAAATAAGTAAAAGCGACGGGCTTTTTAGCTTTGATGAAGAAGCAGGGCAAATTTATAATAAATTTCGTGCGCTTACACCTTGGCCGGGGATTTATCTGGCAAGCGGGCTAAAAATTTTATCGCTTGAGCTAAGTGAAAAAAATGGCAAGAGTGGAGAAATTTTAAGCGTAGAAAAAGATCACGTTGTGGTTGCTTGCAAGGGTGGGGCGGTCAAAATTTACGAGCTTCAAGAGCCAAGTAAAAAGCCAACAAACGCAAAAGCATATATAAATGGTAAGCGTCTTAGTGTTGGCGACAAGATAGAGTAA
- the rpmA gene encoding 50S ribosomal protein L27: MAHKKGQGSTQNNRDSIGRRLGVKKFGGEFVRAGNIIIRQRGTATHAGNNVGLGKDHTIFALVDGFVKFERLDKNRKKVSVYPAA, encoded by the coding sequence ATGGCACACAAAAAAGGTCAGGGTTCAACCCAAAATAACCGTGATAGTATCGGACGCCGATTAGGTGTTAAAAAATTTGGTGGTGAGTTCGTTCGTGCTGGAAACATAATCATCCGCCAAAGAGGAACAGCAACTCACGCTGGAAATAACGTAGGTCTTGGCAAAGATCACACTATTTTTGCATTAGTCGATGGCTTTGTAAAATTTGAAAGACTTGATAAAAACAGAAAAAAAGTATCTGTTTATCCAGCTGCATAA
- a CDS encoding anaerobic C4-dicarboxylate transporter yields MDFLMNLSEGMQFAIQLLIVLICLFYGAKKGGIALGMLGGIGLIVLVFGFNIEPGKPAIDVMLTILAVVVASATLQASGGLDVMLQIAETILRKNPKYVSILAPFVTCTLTILCGTGHVVYTVLPIVYDIAIKNGIRPERPMAASSIASQMGIIASPVSVAVVTLTSFLINAKTHLAGFDGYLDLLKITIPSTFCGVLVVGIFSWFRGKDLDKDEVFQAKLQDPEFKKYVYGDSATLLGKKLPGYQWAAMWIFLGSILVVALLGYFKDLRPSWTTYKDATVVQVIANLPTEQKVLKTLKIKDASIQTEAAELKVANDKLNANQKAQSVKIIGKDANQTLTRTADGAVTYINEKGAKEEFQGAYINISNKQASSKSLSMVHVIQIFMLLTGAIILIFTPTDASKIGKNEIFRSGMIALVAVFGISWMAETMFAVHTPMMKEALGSIVKEHPWTYAVMLLIISKFVNSQAAALVAFVPLALNIDVNPAIILAFAPACYGYYILPTYPSDLAAIQFDRSGTTHIGKFVINHSFIIPGLIGVISSCIFGYIFATAFGYL; encoded by the coding sequence ATGGATTTTCTCATGAATTTAAGTGAAGGCATGCAGTTTGCTATCCAGCTTCTCATCGTCCTTATCTGTTTGTTCTACGGAGCTAAAAAAGGCGGTATCGCACTTGGTATGCTAGGCGGTATCGGTCTTATAGTTCTTGTTTTTGGATTTAATATCGAGCCTGGTAAGCCAGCAATTGATGTTATGCTAACTATCCTTGCTGTTGTTGTGGCAAGTGCTACGCTTCAAGCTAGTGGTGGTCTTGATGTTATGCTTCAAATAGCAGAAACTATACTTAGAAAAAATCCAAAATATGTAAGTATCTTGGCTCCTTTTGTAACATGTACGCTTACTATTTTATGCGGTACTGGACACGTTGTTTATACTGTGCTTCCTATCGTTTATGATATTGCTATCAAAAATGGTATCCGCCCAGAGCGACCAATGGCAGCAAGCTCAATAGCTTCACAAATGGGCATCATAGCAAGTCCAGTTTCAGTTGCTGTTGTAACTCTTACAAGCTTTCTTATTAATGCTAAAACTCACCTAGCTGGCTTTGATGGGTATTTAGATCTTTTAAAGATTACAATTCCATCAACATTTTGTGGCGTTTTGGTGGTAGGAATTTTTAGCTGGTTTAGAGGCAAAGATCTTGATAAAGACGAAGTATTTCAAGCAAAGCTTCAAGATCCTGAGTTTAAAAAATATGTTTATGGCGATAGTGCGACACTTTTAGGCAAAAAGCTTCCTGGCTATCAATGGGCTGCAATGTGGATATTTTTAGGCTCTATTCTTGTAGTTGCGCTTCTTGGATATTTTAAAGATCTTCGTCCAAGCTGGACCACTTACAAAGATGCAACAGTCGTTCAAGTAATAGCCAACCTCCCGACTGAACAAAAAGTCTTAAAAACCTTAAAAATAAAAGATGCTAGCATCCAAACAGAGGCGGCTGAGCTAAAAGTAGCAAACGATAAGCTAAATGCTAACCAAAAAGCTCAATCAGTCAAAATCATCGGCAAAGATGCAAATCAAACTCTTACTCGCACAGCTGATGGTGCAGTAACATATATAAATGAAAAAGGCGCAAAAGAAGAATTTCAAGGTGCTTACATTAATATAAGCAACAAACAAGCATCTTCAAAGAGCTTAAGCATGGTTCATGTCATCCAAATTTTCATGCTTTTAACTGGCGCTATCATTTTAATCTTTACACCAACAGATGCTAGTAAGATCGGTAAAAACGAGATATTTAGATCAGGTATGATCGCTCTTGTTGCAGTATTTGGTATCTCTTGGATGGCTGAGACTATGTTTGCAGTGCATACTCCGATGATGAAAGAGGCGCTAGGAAGCATCGTAAAAGAGCACCCTTGGACTTATGCGGTTATGCTCTTGATTATCTCAAAATTTGTAAATTCTCAAGCTGCAGCCTTGGTTGCATTTGTGCCATTAGCTTTAAATATCGATGTTAATCCTGCTATCATTCTAGCCTTTGCACCAGCTTGCTACGGATACTACATCCTACCAACATATCCAAGCGACCTTGCAGCTATTCAGTTTGATAGAAGCGGTACGACACATATTGGTAAATTTGTTATCAATCATAGCTTTATCATTCCGGGTCTTATTGGCGTTATATCCTCTTGTATATTTGGCTATATTTTTGCAACTGCTTTTGGATATCTATAA
- the thiD gene encoding bifunctional hydroxymethylpyrimidine kinase/phosphomethylpyrimidine kinase → MKNALSIAGVDPSGGAGVLADIKVFIAHGVYAMGAITAVTAQNTKGIFGMQLVEPKLIEDQIKAIFDDIKVDVIKIGVVPSVEIIKSVAKTLREIKNLPPVVLDPVMSCKNGDIWLEGAAKDAIVEELFPLASVITPNIFEAREILKHELKGEGELREACKDLLKFGTKSVYLKCGEIEGKSLDIFYDGSEYEIFSDERIKTTATHGSGCSLSSAIASNLVNGQSLKESVKNAHDYIFNAIKNAVIIGGGQNPVNHFYKFKV, encoded by the coding sequence ATGAAAAATGCGTTAAGTATAGCAGGTGTTGATCCAAGCGGCGGAGCTGGAGTTTTAGCTGATATAAAGGTCTTTATAGCACACGGTGTATATGCGATGGGAGCGATTACGGCGGTCACTGCTCAAAATACAAAGGGTATATTTGGCATGCAACTAGTTGAACCAAAGCTCATCGAGGATCAGATTAAGGCGATATTTGACGATATAAAAGTTGATGTGATAAAAATAGGCGTTGTCCCAAGCGTTGAGATCATTAAAAGCGTCGCAAAAACATTAAGAGAGATCAAAAATTTACCGCCAGTCGTGCTTGATCCTGTAATGAGCTGTAAAAATGGCGACATCTGGCTAGAGGGCGCTGCAAAAGATGCGATCGTGGAGGAGCTATTTCCACTTGCGAGCGTAATCACGCCAAATATCTTTGAAGCGCGTGAAATTTTAAAGCATGAGCTAAAGGGCGAGGGCGAGCTGAGAGAGGCTTGCAAGGATCTTTTGAAATTTGGCACAAAAAGCGTCTATCTAAAATGTGGCGAGATAGAAGGCAAGTCGCTTGATATATTTTATGATGGCAGTGAATATGAAATTTTTAGCGATGAGCGTATAAAAACGACTGCGACACACGGCTCAGGCTGCTCGCTATCAAGCGCTATAGCTTCAAATTTAGTAAATGGCCAAAGCCTAAAAGAGAGCGTAAAAAATGCGCATGATTATATCTTTAACGCTATCAAAAACGCGGTTATAATCGGCGGTGGACAAAATCCGGTAAATCACTTCTATAAATTTAAGGTGTGA
- the exbD gene encoding TonB system transport protein ExbD, producing MRLNKKDGLNIVPFIDIMLVLLAIVLSISTFIAQGKIAIDLPSANSAEQSKEDDKKVSVVIDKDNKFFIDDVEISENELKDKLNAVDIKTLIELKSDKNSKFDSFVKVIDILKEKGHEILQSKQSLNKISNYSGLAVSLVVHGAAVYFLLSHNFDEIKIGEQKPIKIALNSFTPVPQVSAPQIAEQMLIPEPPKPEPKPEPKPEPKKVEKPKREIKKVEPKKEKKIEPKPEPVIAQPVQPIVPPASVNTNLPANNKSIAAAPVQNVTPELNLSNSQGDEDFTKVIIAVKRHKSYPNNARRMKHQGVVEVRFLLKQDGSIDELKVSKSSGFESLDNGALENIQRASSEFPKPKQDRYLRFPISYTLK from the coding sequence ATGCGTCTAAATAAAAAAGATGGGTTAAATATTGTCCCATTTATTGATATTATGCTTGTTTTACTCGCCATCGTGCTTAGTATTTCGACTTTTATTGCTCAAGGCAAGATAGCTATTGATCTTCCAAGTGCAAACAGTGCCGAGCAAAGTAAAGAAGACGATAAAAAGGTAAGCGTAGTAATTGATAAGGATAATAAATTTTTTATAGATGATGTAGAAATTTCTGAGAACGAACTCAAAGATAAGCTAAATGCGGTTGATATAAAGACATTGATCGAACTAAAAAGCGATAAAAATTCGAAATTTGATAGCTTTGTCAAAGTAATTGATATATTAAAAGAGAAGGGCCACGAAATTTTGCAATCCAAACAATCTCTGAATAAAATTTCAAATTACAGCGGCTTAGCTGTTTCGCTTGTAGTGCATGGAGCAGCAGTATATTTTTTGCTTTCACATAATTTTGATGAGATAAAAATAGGTGAGCAAAAACCGATAAAAATAGCTCTTAATTCATTTACTCCAGTGCCACAAGTCTCAGCACCTCAAATAGCGGAGCAAATGCTTATACCAGAGCCACCAAAACCTGAGCCAAAGCCGGAACCAAAACCTGAACCTAAAAAGGTGGAGAAACCAAAGCGTGAAATAAAAAAGGTAGAGCCTAAAAAAGAGAAAAAAATAGAGCCCAAGCCTGAACCGGTAATTGCTCAGCCAGTGCAGCCTATTGTACCGCCAGCTAGTGTAAATACAAATTTGCCAGCCAATAACAAGTCTATCGCTGCAGCTCCAGTTCAAAATGTAACACCTGAGCTAAATTTATCAAATTCGCAAGGTGATGAAGATTTTACGAAGGTTATAATCGCAGTTAAGAGGCATAAGAGTTACCCAAATAATGCTAGACGTATGAAACATCAAGGAGTTGTAGAAGTTAGGTTTTTACTTAAGCAAGACGGCAGCATAGATGAACTTAAAGTTAGTAAAAGCTCTGGTTTTGAGTCGCTTGATAATGGTGCTTTAGAAAATATTCAAAGAGCAAGTTCTGAGTTTCCAAAGCCTAAACAAGATCGTTATCTGCGCTTTCCTATTTCATATACATTAAAATAA